A window of Armatimonadota bacterium contains these coding sequences:
- the gltA gene encoding NADPH-dependent glutamate synthase, producing the protein MAEIKPRNPMPQQDPAVRIKNFDEVALGYTEELALAEAARCLNCPKKPCVAGCPVNIDIPKFIELIKNKDYIGAAREIKRTNSLPAICGRVCPQEEQCEKVCVLARKYEPVAIGRLERFAADYEAACANPFNVPKPSNPELSRYHVAVIGSGPAGLTVAGDLAKIGYSVTIFEALHKLGGVLRYGIPEFRLPRAVLDREIDYVKSLGVTFLTNVIIGRTFRLNDLLEQGYDAVFIGTGAGAPKLLGIPGENLSGIYSGNEWLTRINLMRAHRDDYATPLKKPKKVCVVGAGNTAMDCARTALRVGAEKVTIVYRRSRTEMPARAEEVENAEQEGVVFQLLTNPKRFISDDNGAVRAMECLRMELGEPDESGRRRPIAVEGSEFEIECDMVIVALGQNPNPLIRQTTEGLKTESWGGIIIDPETGMTSIPGVFAGGDAVTGEATVISAMGAGKIAARGIDKYIREKYGLE; encoded by the coding sequence ATGGCAGAGATAAAACCCCGAAACCCAATGCCGCAACAAGATCCCGCGGTTAGGATTAAAAACTTCGACGAGGTTGCTCTTGGTTACACTGAGGAGCTGGCTTTGGCGGAAGCCGCTCGATGTTTGAATTGCCCGAAGAAACCTTGCGTCGCCGGTTGCCCCGTGAATATTGACATCCCGAAGTTCATCGAGCTAATCAAGAACAAAGATTACATCGGGGCGGCGCGAGAGATAAAAAGGACGAACTCCCTTCCCGCGATATGCGGAAGAGTTTGCCCACAGGAGGAACAATGCGAGAAGGTCTGCGTGCTTGCTAGGAAATATGAGCCCGTCGCAATTGGTCGGTTGGAACGATTTGCCGCGGATTATGAAGCGGCTTGTGCTAATCCTTTCAACGTTCCAAAGCCCTCGAACCCCGAACTATCGAGGTACCACGTTGCTGTAATAGGGAGCGGCCCCGCGGGACTCACGGTTGCGGGCGACCTTGCAAAGATAGGCTACTCTGTCACAATATTTGAGGCGCTTCACAAGCTAGGCGGAGTCTTAAGATACGGCATCCCGGAGTTTAGACTCCCTCGCGCAGTGTTGGACCGCGAGATAGACTACGTTAAATCGCTTGGCGTCACCTTCCTAACAAATGTAATCATTGGCCGCACGTTCCGACTGAATGATCTATTAGAGCAGGGCTATGATGCAGTATTCATCGGGACAGGTGCAGGCGCTCCGAAACTTTTGGGTATACCCGGGGAGAATCTTTCTGGCATCTACTCTGGCAATGAATGGCTCACCAGAATCAATCTAATGAGGGCGCATCGAGATGACTACGCCACTCCACTTAAGAAACCGAAGAAGGTTTGCGTTGTGGGCGCTGGGAACACGGCAATGGACTGTGCTAGAACAGCTCTGCGGGTTGGCGCCGAGAAAGTAACGATTGTCTATCGAAGAAGCCGCACTGAGATGCCTGCTCGTGCGGAGGAGGTCGAAAATGCCGAGCAGGAGGGCGTTGTTTTCCAACTTTTAACAAACCCAAAGCGCTTCATAAGCGACGATAACGGCGCCGTGAGGGCGATGGAATGCCTCCGCATGGAGCTTGGCGAGCCGGATGAATCAGGCAGACGCCGTCCCATCGCCGTCGAAGGGTCGGAGTTCGAGATTGAATGCGACATGGTGATTGTTGCTCTTGGGCAGAATCCCAACCCACTGATTCGCCAGACGACGGAAGGGCTAAAGACGGAGAGTTGGGGAGGCATAATTATTGACCCCGAGACTGGGATGACCTCAATTCCAGGCGTTTTCGCAGGTGGCGATGCGGTTACCGGCGAGGCTACTGTCATCTCGGCGATGGGCGCGGGCAAGATTGCAGCGAGAGGCATAGATAAATACATACGGGAGAAATACGGACTGGAATAG
- a CDS encoding heparinase II/III family protein, translating into MVDSRLLSVQKTFCQILLIIASISYAAAGQVLDDILNYAIVDQMSGGKELRLEVTSNSPIGHSFTTGENVHEIFRITVYLDQSPEQWQSGEAVTLTLWDSQAKSRKLAEYTLSDVTVKNVLGENPFYVRCPAEPNKSYYFELTHNGKGDGRAGIYADANGNLFFKVLVKRKADHETLMRELFSDFDLDAPGMEKVKLAVKAENWEQAIKETVAHFDSRSLSQWHDPKIMPKKNPQANFTPAEKALKHVVEHQGLDFYLGERINWWANPVPGKGGLAEYLCNWGLPRILGYAYINSGDERYAKKANEFYVAWMLDNPPPTKPGVDWNNAAYSGLQIARKFGGNAWYYYGELMKSPNLETDTRMAFIHFQIQFGKLLYSGITNGGQGWGGNWGFQVYDALLNNALDNPEYKYWREWADFAVKKLVELSHESLCADGVLNEAAPNYHGICARRLKSLLIRANEKGIPIPSDMRDILGKMYTFLGYLTQPNGMTPMFGDSDSENYAEELSEVAKILGRQDLEYFATQGKKGKQPSPISNCFPCSGYYFMRGNFEDSTYLAVHNGNWIGTHGHFDLTAPVVYAFGRPLLVDPGRYNYSADHDWFWIAKAHNVVLIDGRNYENYGRTTEYSHWASTKFMDYFDGRNRFYQHTVSDREIIFVKPDYWLVSDQLYFEGNHKLEQYWHFAPGEVKLNSRLVAETTYPSGGNIAVVPILREGLTARKEDGYVAFKAGVKENAPVVVYEKLASGKTSLATLLYPWKAEEGCKRVAVKSLIPLDVPGIYAFSVKTVWGKDYIGLCRPLEPNIRKISSSEFSAVARASLIRILRDGRVKAFSWVEGSEIWLGNTLLAKSDRQIGTLDVEYNNGILRVWCREEEPSLRINGGKCSFVSINGGPPRKFFGEVCYPFADKPKAVVVDDTDLGFSRMESREWGPMPDGEPIGISYLQHETDVGRNEWAEWRVILPDTGKYEVQVHIPRSLLPLSHEVEYIVNSRSSQIIDQQKNAGKWATLGVFDFNAIGNTIKGVNRSKEDGRYFVADAVRFVKQR; encoded by the coding sequence GTGGTTGACTCTCGACTTTTATCTGTGCAGAAGACCTTTTGCCAGATTCTATTGATTATTGCCTCCATTTCTTACGCGGCTGCCGGACAGGTGTTAGACGATATCCTTAATTATGCAATCGTTGACCAGATGTCCGGTGGCAAAGAACTTCGGCTCGAGGTGACCTCTAACTCCCCTATAGGACATAGTTTTACCACAGGCGAGAATGTCCACGAAATATTCCGCATAACCGTATACCTTGATCAATCGCCTGAGCAATGGCAGTCCGGAGAAGCTGTGACGCTAACTTTGTGGGACTCGCAAGCAAAGTCCAGGAAGCTTGCTGAATATACCCTAAGTGATGTAACCGTTAAGAACGTGCTAGGCGAAAATCCTTTCTATGTTCGTTGTCCAGCAGAGCCGAATAAAAGCTACTATTTTGAGCTAACCCATAACGGCAAAGGCGATGGCAGAGCCGGGATATATGCCGATGCGAATGGTAATCTATTTTTTAAAGTGTTAGTCAAGCGCAAGGCTGACCATGAAACCTTGATGCGTGAGCTTTTCTCTGATTTTGACCTTGATGCGCCCGGTATGGAAAAGGTTAAATTAGCCGTCAAGGCGGAGAATTGGGAACAAGCAATCAAAGAGACGGTTGCTCATTTTGATTCTCGATCGCTTTCTCAGTGGCACGACCCCAAGATAATGCCAAAGAAGAATCCGCAGGCAAATTTCACTCCCGCCGAGAAAGCTCTAAAGCATGTGGTCGAGCACCAAGGCTTGGATTTCTATCTTGGTGAGCGCATAAATTGGTGGGCGAATCCTGTTCCTGGCAAAGGAGGTCTTGCCGAGTATCTTTGCAATTGGGGGCTTCCTAGAATCTTGGGCTATGCATATATAAACAGCGGCGATGAAAGGTACGCAAAGAAGGCAAACGAGTTTTATGTTGCTTGGATGCTTGATAATCCACCGCCAACAAAACCAGGAGTTGACTGGAATAATGCTGCTTATTCAGGCCTTCAAATTGCGCGCAAGTTTGGCGGTAATGCTTGGTATTATTATGGGGAGTTGATGAAATCACCGAATCTTGAAACCGACACACGCATGGCTTTTATCCACTTTCAAATTCAATTCGGCAAGCTTCTCTACAGCGGTATTACCAATGGCGGTCAGGGGTGGGGCGGCAATTGGGGATTTCAGGTATACGATGCGCTTCTAAACAATGCGCTAGACAACCCCGAATACAAATACTGGCGCGAATGGGCGGATTTTGCCGTTAAGAAGCTTGTGGAGCTTTCGCATGAATCTTTATGCGCCGATGGCGTACTTAACGAAGCAGCGCCGAACTACCACGGTATTTGTGCTCGCCGCCTAAAGTCGCTTCTCATTCGAGCAAATGAAAAGGGAATCCCCATTCCTTCGGATATGCGGGACATCTTGGGCAAAATGTATACCTTTTTAGGATACTTGACCCAGCCAAACGGAATGACGCCAATGTTCGGAGATTCCGACAGTGAGAACTATGCGGAGGAACTGTCTGAGGTCGCAAAGATTCTAGGCCGCCAAGATCTAGAGTACTTTGCTACTCAAGGAAAGAAGGGGAAGCAGCCGTCGCCCATCTCTAATTGTTTTCCTTGCAGTGGCTATTATTTTATGCGCGGTAATTTTGAAGATTCAACCTATCTTGCCGTCCACAATGGCAATTGGATTGGCACGCATGGGCACTTCGACCTCACCGCTCCCGTAGTTTATGCGTTTGGCAGACCTTTGTTAGTTGATCCTGGCAGGTATAATTACTCAGCTGACCATGACTGGTTTTGGATTGCAAAAGCCCACAATGTTGTCTTGATAGACGGACGGAATTATGAGAATTATGGGCGAACGACAGAGTATTCTCACTGGGCTTCAACGAAGTTTATGGATTATTTCGATGGCCGCAATCGCTTTTATCAGCATACTGTTAGCGACCGTGAAATTATTTTCGTAAAGCCTGACTACTGGCTCGTGAGCGACCAGCTATACTTTGAGGGAAATCACAAGCTGGAACAGTATTGGCACTTCGCCCCCGGCGAGGTAAAGCTAAACTCACGCTTGGTCGCCGAAACTACATACCCCAGTGGCGGCAACATTGCTGTTGTCCCCATACTCCGCGAAGGCCTAACAGCGCGGAAGGAGGACGGCTATGTTGCCTTCAAGGCCGGTGTAAAGGAAAATGCCCCAGTTGTTGTGTACGAAAAGCTTGCAAGTGGCAAAACATCGCTGGCAACTCTTCTCTATCCCTGGAAAGCTGAGGAGGGCTGCAAAAGGGTTGCGGTCAAAAGTCTTATTCCGTTGGACGTTCCTGGCATTTATGCATTTTCGGTTAAAACAGTTTGGGGCAAAGATTACATTGGATTGTGCCGCCCTTTGGAACCGAATATCCGCAAAATATCATCGAGCGAATTTTCTGCAGTTGCTCGGGCATCGCTTATCCGCATCTTAAGAGACGGCAGGGTTAAGGCGTTCTCGTGGGTTGAGGGGTCGGAGATTTGGTTGGGAAACACTCTTCTCGCGAAGTCTGATAGGCAGATTGGCACGTTAGATGTGGAGTACAACAATGGAATACTTCGCGTCTGGTGCCGGGAAGAGGAGCCGTCGCTAAGAATAAATGGCGGAAAATGTTCGTTTGTCTCGATAAACGGCGGTCCACCGCGGAAGTTCTTTGGCGAAGTGTGTTATCCATTTGCCGATAAGCCGAAAGCAGTTGTCGTAGATGACACCGACCTTGGGTTTTCACGCATGGAAAGTCGAGAGTGGGGACCGATGCCGGATGGCGAGCCGATTGGCATTTCATATCTTCAGCATGAGACCGACGTTGGGCGCAATGAATGGGCTGAGTGGAGGGTAATCTTACCTGATACCGGCAAGTATGAAGTACAAGTTCACATTCCACGTTCGCTTCTGCCGCTCAGCCACGAAGTCGAATACATTGTGAATAGCAGGTCTTCGCAGATTATAGACCAGCAAAAGAACGCAGGAAAATGGGCTACTTTAGGTGTGTTCGATTTCAACGCAATTGGTAATACTATTAAGGGCGTTAATCGTTCCAAAGAGGATGGCAGATACTTTGTGGCTGATGCCGTTAGATTTGTAAAGCAACGCTAA